The following are from one region of the Leptospira selangorensis genome:
- a CDS encoding class I SAM-dependent methyltransferase, which yields MASYEYYKKIIGDMPVIGNFLKWLYLRLSIFRKFPGSASYWESRYQEGGSSGAGSYNFLAEFKAEIINAFVQENKVQTIIEFGCGDGNQLKLAQYPKYIGFDISPSAISICRELFKNDKNKNFKVLNDYSNEKAELVLSLDVIYHLVEDEVFEQYIRNIFNASDKYVIIYSSNVDLPREFHVRHRKFSKWIEEHIPEWNLEEHIPNRYPYHGNHWKGSLADFFIYRKRKK from the coding sequence ATGGCTTCTTATGAATACTACAAGAAAATTATTGGAGATATGCCTGTAATTGGAAATTTTCTTAAATGGTTGTATCTCCGATTATCTATATTTAGGAAATTTCCTGGATCAGCGTCTTATTGGGAATCCCGCTATCAGGAGGGAGGCAGTTCTGGTGCTGGATCTTATAATTTTTTAGCAGAGTTTAAAGCTGAAATCATTAACGCTTTTGTTCAAGAGAATAAAGTGCAAACAATAATCGAGTTTGGATGTGGCGACGGGAATCAATTAAAACTTGCTCAATACCCGAAATACATTGGGTTTGATATAAGCCCTTCGGCGATATCAATCTGTCGCGAACTATTTAAAAATGATAAAAATAAAAACTTTAAAGTATTGAACGATTATTCTAACGAAAAAGCTGAGTTGGTGCTTTCTCTGGACGTAATTTATCATCTGGTCGAAGATGAGGTATTTGAACAATACATTCGAAATATATTTAACGCTTCTGATAAGTACGTAATTATCTATTCCAGCAATGTGGACCTCCCACGGGAATTTCATGTTCGACATCGAAAGTTTAGCAAGTGGATCGAGGAGCATATTCCGGAATGGAATTTGGAAGAACATATTCCAAATCGATATCCATATCATGGAAATCATTGGAAAGGATCGTTGGCTGACTTTTTTATTTATAGGAAAAGAAAAAAATAA
- a CDS encoding pirin family protein, which produces MKEILFTQRADTPHWVGDGFPARSIFSYRDIAKDISPFLLMDYLGPVEFAPSKSNHRLGVGEHPHRGFETVSIIYSGELEHRDSSGGGGVIRAGDVQWMTAGSGLVHEEFHGKEFSEKGGELHGVQIWVNLPKKFKMTKPKYQGIKKEDIPVVQLPNGAGNLRVIAGDYDGKKGPASTFTPINLWDIHLKAGRLVEFKVPVGQTAVVFVAHGLVAVNEAQSIGDAEIAVLERENDTFTLKATQDAELMFLGGEIIDEPILGYGPFVMNTSAEIAEAFQDYENGKMGVLGKLEGSE; this is translated from the coding sequence ATGAAAGAAATATTATTCACTCAACGAGCCGATACTCCTCATTGGGTCGGAGACGGCTTTCCAGCAAGATCCATTTTCAGCTATAGGGATATCGCCAAAGATATTTCTCCATTTTTATTAATGGATTATTTAGGCCCTGTCGAATTTGCTCCATCAAAATCGAATCATCGCCTCGGTGTTGGTGAACATCCTCACAGAGGTTTCGAAACAGTTTCGATCATCTATTCAGGCGAATTAGAGCATAGAGATTCTTCCGGCGGTGGTGGGGTCATTAGGGCCGGCGATGTTCAGTGGATGACTGCCGGCTCCGGACTGGTTCACGAGGAGTTTCATGGAAAGGAATTCTCCGAAAAAGGCGGAGAATTGCATGGTGTTCAAATTTGGGTCAACTTACCTAAAAAATTTAAAATGACCAAACCCAAATACCAAGGAATCAAAAAAGAAGATATTCCGGTTGTTCAACTTCCGAATGGAGCGGGAAATCTAAGAGTGATCGCTGGCGACTACGATGGAAAAAAAGGTCCAGCGTCGACTTTTACCCCAATCAATTTGTGGGATATTCATCTTAAGGCCGGTCGACTGGTTGAGTTCAAGGTTCCCGTCGGTCAAACAGCAGTTGTATTTGTGGCTCATGGACTTGTCGCAGTCAACGAAGCACAGTCCATTGGAGACGCGGAAATTGCGGTTTTAGAAAGAGAGAATGACACATTTACTCTTAAAGCCACTCAAGATGCGGAACTTATGTTTTTGGGAGGTGAAATAATCGATGAACCCATTCTAGGATATGGTCCGTTTGTAATGAACACGTCAGCCGAAATTGCGGAAGCTTTCCAAGATTATGAAAACGGAAAAATGGGTGTCCTCGGAAAACTAGAAGGTTCAGAATGA